In the Chloroflexota bacterium genome, GCCCGTTTCCTTCGGCTCGGCTTCCCCTGTGCTTCCCGACGCAACGATAGCGCTGGCGGGTGCACTCGCCTCCTCCTCTTCTTGCCGAGCCAGCCATTCTTCCCGCTCTTCATCGGTCACGCGTCTCAGGCTCAGACCAATGCGCCGGCGGCGGGCATCCACCTTGATCACACGGAACAGGTGTCGCTCCCCCTCGGCGATGACCCGGCGCGGATCGGCTGGGGGCTTGTTGGCTAGTTCGGAGACGTGGACCAGGCCCTCAATGCCCTCCTCCAACTCCACAAAGGCCCCGAAATCCACCACCCTGCTGACGGTGCCCTCCACCAACTGGTCCACCCAGTAGTTGTCTTCCGCGAACAGCCAGGGATCTGGGCGCAGGCGCTTCAGGCTCAGGGCGATGCGGTTGTGCTCTCGGTCCACCCGCAGCACATGGGCCTCCAATTCATCGCCGACCTTGACCAGTTTCCGCGGGTTCTGGACCTGGCCCCAAGAGAGTTCGGAGATGTGGATCAGGCCATCCGCCCCGCCAAGGTCCACAAAGACCCCGAAATCGGCGATGCTGCTCACCCGGCCCCGCACCGTGCTGCCCTCCTGAAGGCTGTTCAATAATTGCTCCCGCCGGATGGCACGCCACTCTCGCATTGCCAGGCGCACCGAGAAGACCAAGCGCCTGTGTTCGCGGTCCACCTCAATGACTTTCAGGGGCAGTTTCTGGCCCACCAGTTTTGCCATGCGCTCCTCGCGCTGGGCAGGGCTCAGACTACGCGGCATATTCGCGAGATGAGAGGCGGGGACAAAGCCGCGTATCCTCCCGAAGGGCACGATAAGCCCACCACGGTTGTACCCTGTCACCTGGCCCTCCCAAATCCCCCGGGACGAGGCCAGCTCTTCGGCTCGGATCCAGTCCTGCTCCATCCACCCGCGATGCAAAGAGACGATGAGGTTGCCTTCGTGATCTCGCGGTCGGAGCACATACACCGGCACCACATCACCTGGGTGAATGCCGGCCAAAACCTTTTTGTCCACCCTCTGTAGGTCGTTGGCAGGTACCAGGCCCTCGCGCTTGAGCCCCAAATCCACGATCATGCCATCGGGATTCATAGCCAACACCGTCCCGCGCCGGAGTTCCCCTCGCCGTGGACCCTGATAGTCGTACTCTCCGGCCAGCGCTTGCTCCATGCTATGGCTGTTCTCTTTTGCGACCTCCTGCTCCGAGGACTGTTCTGGCACTGAGATTGGGACACTCTCTTCTGCGCTTAGCGAGACTCGTCCGACGTGTTCAGCACCTCCTGTTATCGCAGGCGCCTCTGGCGCTTGCTCCTGCGGCTGCGTTTCGGGCGCAGCGCTTCCGGCTACATATTCCATAAAGCCTCCACTATAGCGGGATGAATCCCACCCATATCGGTGGTGATGAGTGCGACCTTTTCACAACACAAAACTCGGTGCCCTGCCCGGCACAAAAGCCGATGGGAACCGAGTCTCACCATTCGAACTGATGCAACGGATAAGCGCAAAAAGTGCAGCCCGTGTCCCAGCCGTTCTTGGACGGTAAGCGGCAGGACGTACTATGCCCCACAACGCGGCCCTGACCTCAAGACTATAAGGTCGGCCCCGAGATATGAGATTACCCTGTGATTATTCTACACCAATCCAGGGGAATTGTCAACAAAGTTGTGCGGAGTGCGGACATTTACGTTCAGGGCCGAGCATGAGGTTGGGCTCTCCTGCAAAGGGGTCTAATGGGACTCGCTGCGGGGCGCAGCAACGGATGCGCGAATGACCAATTCTGTGGGCAAGGTGCGGCGCTCGCTGGTCAGTTCGCCCCACAGGACTTTGACCAGCAATTCGGCCGCCTGTTCGCCCTTGTCCACAATAGGTTGGCGCACCGTGGTCAACGGAGGGGTAGCGCACCCGGCTTCTGGAATGTCATCGTAGCCGATCACGGAGAGGTCCCTTGGCACTTCCAGACCGTACTGCTGAGCAGCGCCCATCACTCCCAAGGCAATGATGTCGCTCATGGCGATGATGACAGTGGGTGGCGACGGCGCTTGCCATAGGCGATGGAAAACTTCTGCCCCGCCCTCGATGCTGTTTTCACACTCCACTATTTGGACCTCCGAGTGGTCGAGGGACAAACCAACAGTTGCCAGCGCCTCTGAGTAGCCCGCTAAGCGCCAGCGAAGTGTACCAGTGTACTCGTGCCATCCCCCTTCTTTGCCTGACTCAAATGCGGCAATGGCAATGCGCCGATGCCCACAGTGAAGGGCATACATCATAGCCGCCCGCGCACCCTGGTAGTCCTCGATATTGATGCCGGGTACCCCATCCAGCGGCTCGCTATCCACCATCACAAAGGGCACGTGCCGCTGGCGAAGGATGTTCACGACCGGGTCTTGAGGTTCCAGGCCCAGGACCACGAACCCATCCGCAATGGCGTGATCCACCGCCTTGAGCATCGAACCCTCGACTGGGGGAATCAGCATCAGCGACAAGGCTTCCTGATCACAAGTCCGCCCAATTCCACGTATGAACTGGATGAAGAAAGGGTTTTCCAGAATCGTGGGAATATCTTGGGGCAGAAGTAACCCCAATACTCCAGCCCGCCCGATGTTCAGGCTGCGCGCGATCGGGTGGGGAGCGTATCCTAATTCCTTCGCCACTGCTAAGATCTTCTGAACCGTAGCCTCCGAAAGGCGCGAAGGGTCATTGAAGGCGAAGGAGACGGCAGTCTTCGAAACACCGGCTCGTTCGGCAACATCTTTGATCGTCACTCGGGCCATTTATCTCTCCTGAGAACAACCGTAAACATACGCGCGGTCGACGGTCGTATTTTACTCCGTTTCGCCCACTAAGACCAGGGCAGAGCGCCCCCCGATCTCAATAGGCTCTGTGCTCTGATAAACCCTGCCGGACAGTTCATCACGCCACACGGGCTTGGCACACCAATACTCCTCCGGCAGCCGAAAAGCCTGGGCCATGGCTCCCCGGTTGACACACACAACAACCCGATCAGTCTCCAACCCCCGTTCAAAGGCGTATACGTCATCTGAGGCATACACGGTGCGGATAGTTCCCCGACGCAGAGCGGGGTGCGCCTTGCGGATGCGGATCAGGTGGCGATGCCACCCCAGTAGTTCCCCATCCTGCGCCGCAGGGTCCCATACCATTGGGCGACGGCAGTCAGGATCGTTCTCCCCGGTCATCCCCACCTCGTCCCCGTAGTAGATCATCGGGACGCCAATGTAGGTGAAGAGGAAGGTGGTCGCCGCCCTGAAGCGCTCCTTATCACCCTGACATAAGGTGAGGAAGCGGGGCGTATCGTGACTCCCCAGCAGGTTCAGCATCGTATAGGCTGTCTCTCCCGGATGCTCCGCCCGCAGAGCGGCCAGTTCGCGGTCGAAAGCCGGGCCATCCAACTTCCCACGCAGGAAGAAATCCAGGATGAGGTCGCGCAGGCGATAGTTCATCGCCCCATCACACTCATCTCCCTGGAGCCAATCCGTCGCCTGCTGCCAGATCTCGGCCACAATGTACAATTCTGGGTTGATCTCTTTCACCGCCCGACGAAACCCCTTCCAGAAGCGGTGGTTCATCAAGAACGGGACATCTAATCGCCAACCATCAATCCCTTCGCGGGTCCAGTGTCGTGCCACGTCATATAAATAGTGACGGACCTCCGGATTATGGACATTCAGTTTCACCAGGTAATCGGCGTTTTCGAAGGTGGCGTAGTTTGGCGTTGGCTTCTTGGTAACCGGGAGGTCCTCGATGTAGAACCAGTTCACATACGGTGATGCTTCGCCCCGCTCGACCACGTCCCGAAAGGCCCAGAATCCCTCCCCCACATGGTTGAAGACTGCGTCCAACACGATCCGAATGCTCCGCCGGTGGGCCTCTCGGAGGAGTCGCCGGAAGGTCTCCAGGTCTCCAAAATGGGGGTCAATGCGATAGTAGTCCACCGTGTCGTATTTGTGGTTCGTATTGGCAGCGAAGATGGGTGTCAGATAGAGGGCATTGATGCCCAACGTTTCCAGGTACTCCAATCCATTGATGATCCCCTGCAAATCGCCGCCGAAGAAATTCGTCCGGGTCGGGATTCCGCCCCACGGTTCGACACCGGGCGGGTCGTTGCTGGGGTCACCGTTGGCGAAGCGCTCGGGGAAGATCTCGTAGAAAACAGCGTCTTTGACCCAGTCTGGGATTGGATATGTCATGGTTCACCTGAACACCTATTATGATGATATGTTACCCTGCCAATAGCAAAACGCAAGGGCGATTCTCTACATTCCCCTCGTTAACCTTTCATGCCACCCAAAGTCATCCCGGCCTCCATCTGCTGATGAGATAGCACAAACAACAGGATCATCGGCAGGCTGTATATGAGGGACATCGCTGCAAAGCGGTTCCATGGCGTTTCCCACCGGACTTGGAGGGTAACAAGGCCTACGGGTAGAGTGAAATGCTCTGGTCCCAAAAGCGTCCCTGCGATAACCCATTCACTCCAGGTGAAGATGGAGATGAAAATGATGGCAACGAGAATTCCAGGTCTTGCTATCGGTACGATGACATAACGCAAGTTCTGGATGAATGAGGCCCCATCGAGAAATGCTGCTTCATCAAAATCCCGCGGCAAGGAGTCGAAGTATGTTTTCAGGTACCAGGTGACGAAGGGCACATTGCTGGCCGCGTAAATCAAGCCCACAACCGCTAACGAGTCTATCAATCCGAGACGAACTAATAATAGATAAAGTCCTATCAAGCCCACTACACTCATGCCACTCATGAACTGCGCCAGAACAAAGTAGGAGTAAAGAAGACTTTCCTTTCCATAAAACTTGAATCTCGAAAAACCATAAGCCGCTGGGACCGTTACTACCAGTGAAGAGACAAGCGTTATGGCATAAACGATCAGGCTGTTTTTCGCGTAAAGCCAGAATTTGGACTCCAGGAAAACCCATCGAAACGCATCTAATGTTGCCTGAGCAGGGATGATCCTGGTCTCGGTTGTGTACAAAGTCGAATAAGGTCTGACTGAGGACGAGATTATCCAAACGAGTGGGTAGAGTAATACGAATAAAATCAGAATCGCGATCGCTGTGAAGCCCGCGCTGAGCACTTTGCGCCTGATTCCACCCATTTTCACGCCTCTTCGGTCAGCCTGGATGTCTTGGAAAAGAGGACCACCAATATGATCAAAATGCCGAAAACGAGCACCATAAAGGCTGCCGCATAGCCGTAGCGTCCCAAGTCAAATGCTCGCTTATATCCGTGAACCAAGAGGAATTCATTGCTCCCCGCTGGACCCCCTTTGTTCATCAGGAATGGAACTCCAAAAATCATATAGGAAGCAATGGTTGTCATTAGCGTTGCCCATAGAAAAGGTCTCTTGATCAGCGGCAGGGTAATATACCGGAATGTATCCCATGAACTGGCTCCGTCCACGATAGCCGACTCATAAAGGTCAGGGGGGATGCTTTGTATCGCGGCTAACGTGACCGTCATCATGAATGGGTAAGCCAGGTAGGTTTCTACCACGTTGTAGGCGAAAAAGGCGTTCCGCGCATCATTCAGCCAATTCACCGCTGGTAAACTCATGGACCGGAGCACCTGATTGATCACCCCGAAATCCTGATTAAACATGCCCCTCCAGATCAGGACCAGGAAAAACCAAGGCACAGCCCATGGGGTGAGGAAAAAAGGACGGAGTACCCGCTGCAACTTCAGGTAAGGAGAGCTAAGCAAGCTGGCAAAAAAGAGGCCTGCAAGAACCTTTAGAGAGACGCTCGTGAGCATGAAGAGAAAAGTTCTCAATAAAGGAGAGAAGAACTTGCCTTCAACAAGCAACTTCCGGTAATTGTCCAAACCTATTGATTCATACCCGCTCACAAAGTTGAAGAAGTTTGCGTTTGTGGTGGACAATCGTATCGAATAAGCAATCGGGTACAGGAAGAAAAACAGGAAGAACGCCAGACCGGGCAGAACGAGCAAATAGGCTGTTCTCGTGCGCCAGATTGGCGATCCCCCACGCTTCTGAAAGGACATTTTTCCCTTCCATCCTATTTACTCAGGATAGATAACCAATTGTGCCAAACTCTGACGAAATCTGCAAAACTACGGTAACCGACGAACGGTTTGCTCAGACCCTTCCGTTGCCCTAAAGCCGCCCAAGGCTGAACATGTGTTCAGCCTTGGGCGCTGAAAGTCACGGCGATAATGTTGAGTGCACCTTATTTGCCCTCGGTCGCTGCGCAACACAGGCTATTGTATTTCCTTTATCGCTTCTAAGATCTCCGCTTGCGCATCGTCCAAGGCTTTGTCTACTGGCTTGGCCCCCGTGAATATCGCTCGGAGAGCCTCGTCGAACGGCCCCCACACAGCCACCATCTCTGGGCTTGATGACATGGGCCTACCGAGCGCTACCTGCTGCGCAAACCCGCTGATGATCGGGTCCTCCTGTATTTCGGGGAGCACCAGTGCCTCCTTGAGAACCGGGATGTAACCCAGTTGGGTAGCCCTTTGCAGAATGCGCTCCCTGCTTGTCGTCGCCCAGACCATGAAGGTAAACGCTGCTTCTTTGTCTCTGACACCCTTGGTCATGTAGATGCTTTTTACCCCCATATATGGTTCTGGCTTTCTGCCGATCTCGGAGATCTCTGGCAGCGGGGCGATCCCGAAGTCAATGCCCGCATCTCTCCACGAACCAGTCATCCATGGGCCATTGACGGCGAAGGGCGCTTTTTTCTCCGTGAACAACACCACTTGCGGGTCCCAAGACGGGTCATCC is a window encoding:
- a CDS encoding carbohydrate ABC transporter permease; its protein translation is MGGIRRKVLSAGFTAIAILILFVLLYPLVWIISSSVRPYSTLYTTETRIIPAQATLDAFRWVFLESKFWLYAKNSLIVYAITLVSSLVVTVPAAYGFSRFKFYGKESLLYSYFVLAQFMSGMSVVGLIGLYLLLVRLGLIDSLAVVGLIYAASNVPFVTWYLKTYFDSLPRDFDEAAFLDGASFIQNLRYVIVPIARPGILVAIIFISIFTWSEWVIAGTLLGPEHFTLPVGLVTLQVRWETPWNRFAAMSLIYSLPMILLFVLSHQQMEAGMTLGGMKG
- a CDS encoding sugar ABC transporter permease, which encodes MSFQKRGGSPIWRTRTAYLLVLPGLAFFLFFFLYPIAYSIRLSTTNANFFNFVSGYESIGLDNYRKLLVEGKFFSPLLRTFLFMLTSVSLKVLAGLFFASLLSSPYLKLQRVLRPFFLTPWAVPWFFLVLIWRGMFNQDFGVINQVLRSMSLPAVNWLNDARNAFFAYNVVETYLAYPFMMTVTLAAIQSIPPDLYESAIVDGASSWDTFRYITLPLIKRPFLWATLMTTIASYMIFGVPFLMNKGGPAGSNEFLLVHGYKRAFDLGRYGYAAAFMVLVFGILIILVVLFSKTSRLTEEA
- a CDS encoding S1 RNA-binding domain-containing protein; protein product: MEYVAGSAAPETQPQEQAPEAPAITGGAEHVGRVSLSAEESVPISVPEQSSEQEVAKENSHSMEQALAGEYDYQGPRRGELRRGTVLAMNPDGMIVDLGLKREGLVPANDLQRVDKKVLAGIHPGDVVPVYVLRPRDHEGNLIVSLHRGWMEQDWIRAEELASSRGIWEGQVTGYNRGGLIVPFGRIRGFVPASHLANMPRSLSPAQREERMAKLVGQKLPLKVIEVDREHRRLVFSVRLAMREWRAIRREQLLNSLQEGSTVRGRVSSIADFGVFVDLGGADGLIHISELSWGQVQNPRKLVKVGDELEAHVLRVDREHNRIALSLKRLRPDPWLFAEDNYWVDQLVEGTVSRVVDFGAFVELEEGIEGLVHVSELANKPPADPRRVIAEGERHLFRVIKVDARRRRIGLSLRRVTDEEREEWLARQEEEEASAPASAIVASGSTGEAEPKETGVETVLVSSSEEVQPAANAPAEATEEIPVTPPDENESLWKSLAADEERGLIKP
- a CDS encoding substrate-binding domain-containing protein, with product MARVTIKDVAERAGVSKTAVSFAFNDPSRLSEATVQKILAVAKELGYAPHPIARSLNIGRAGVLGLLLPQDIPTILENPFFIQFIRGIGRTCDQEALSLMLIPPVEGSMLKAVDHAIADGFVVLGLEPQDPVVNILRQRHVPFVMVDSEPLDGVPGINIEDYQGARAAMMYALHCGHRRIAIAAFESGKEGGWHEYTGTLRWRLAGYSEALATVGLSLDHSEVQIVECENSIEGGAEVFHRLWQAPSPPTVIIAMSDIIALGVMGAAQQYGLEVPRDLSVIGYDDIPEAGCATPPLTTVRQPIVDKGEQAAELLVKVLWGELTSERRTLPTELVIRASVAAPRSESH
- a CDS encoding glycoside hydrolase family 13 protein gives rise to the protein MTYPIPDWVKDAVFYEIFPERFANGDPSNDPPGVEPWGGIPTRTNFFGGDLQGIINGLEYLETLGINALYLTPIFAANTNHKYDTVDYYRIDPHFGDLETFRRLLREAHRRSIRIVLDAVFNHVGEGFWAFRDVVERGEASPYVNWFYIEDLPVTKKPTPNYATFENADYLVKLNVHNPEVRHYLYDVARHWTREGIDGWRLDVPFLMNHRFWKGFRRAVKEINPELYIVAEIWQQATDWLQGDECDGAMNYRLRDLILDFFLRGKLDGPAFDRELAALRAEHPGETAYTMLNLLGSHDTPRFLTLCQGDKERFRAATTFLFTYIGVPMIYYGDEVGMTGENDPDCRRPMVWDPAAQDGELLGWHRHLIRIRKAHPALRRGTIRTVYASDDVYAFERGLETDRVVVCVNRGAMAQAFRLPEEYWCAKPVWRDELSGRVYQSTEPIEIGGRSALVLVGETE